The genome window aaaaattctggattCTAAATGGCATTATAAAACTGCAATATAATGTTAAAAAGAGATGTGGTGACTTTATGGTTTACAGTCAGATGgtgatacatgtagtagcatTTTAGGTAAAATTTATGATATGTGTCTCTATGCTACATATCTTGGAAAAATTTCATATTATTGAAGGGAATTGTCGGGAGACctcaggatcaaacctgggttgagtcataccaaagactaccaaaaatggtacttgtagcTGGCTTGctcggcgctcagcactgagaggttaaagcaaggcaACATGACAGGTTGTCCTggggtcagtataatgtgattgggtggggtgtcatgtgtggtttcatcggcatgatacttcagtggtggcagcactttggtggcatggaatcacccttccacaagaagacacagtgtatgtacccCCACCTAATCACTCCTcatcatcatataactgaaaaattgttaagcacgacatcaaacaccaagcatacatacatatttgtgaaggaacacaatttcattttgtgttttacgggtGAGCCAACAgtgaaaaaatccaaaattagaataaaaataaaactgaaagttcaccattttattttgtcttatcTTGATTCTCTTATGATGTTCATGTTTTTCAGGGCTTTGTGACCATGTAAATATGACCAGGATATTCGACACTTTCCACTGATTAgttgattttcaagttttatttttattcttataaCTCCTCTGACATAGAAATAAGATTTATTCTACcgaaaggggcctccgtggctcagttggttagcgcgctagcgcagcgtaatgacccaggagtctctcaccaatgcggtcgctctgagttcaagtccagctcatgctggcttcctctccggccgtacgtgggaaggtctaccagcaacctgcggatgattgtgggtttcccccgggctgtgcccggtttccacccaccataatgctggccaccaatcaaaaaaaaaaaaaaaaatattctaccGAAAAAGCAAGAGTTAAAATTGGTATTGCCTTACATTggaaattgaaaagaaaaactgttcttCTCTCCTTTTTGTCTTGCTCTCAGTCTCGCAGTGTGGGTTTGCTGGATGCAGACATCTATGGCCCCTCCATACCCAAAATGATGAACCTGGGGGGAGGGGTGGAACTTACAGAACGTAGGTAGATTGGATATTGTTCAGTTATATCTTTGTAAAAAAACACTTTGTGGGGTTGGTGGGTTcaatgcttgtctttcagtgaCTGTTTTGAAGGTGTTTGTTCAATTCCAGTACAGgaacatactcctcacagtgcatgcTTTATCATgccactgccaccactagacatgCTTGACCTTTGGGGCTTGTGCAACACACATAGGTTTGTTCAGGattagcctcaccactggtgtcctcgtGGAGAACTGtataatcagcattcataaATAATATTGTAAAGTTTAGAATcaaaatgttgtacatacttGTGGTAAACAGAATGGAAGCGCATTATCCCAGTGACcttggtgttgttcaagatCTCTGTACAACTTTGCtagtggtggtagtgatgtaaCGGGAACGTAGAAAGTGGGAAATACAACGTCAGTGATATTGGCTCAcactgtaggtgggaaggtctgccagcaacttgtggatggtcatgggattcctATGGGCTCTGCTCGATAtcctccaacaataatgctATAAGTgctatattcttgagtacagcctaaaacaccaaataaataaataaaaaagcactATGTGACAAGGAATCCCTGCTTCCTATGTTTTCAGGGACTTGGTGTGatgtattttccttttttctgattgattcattcaacTTATAAGTTAAAGAGTTGTTTGTGAAAATTGCTTAATTTCAGTCAAAAGTATTACTTTAAGGCCTTTGtgtacttctgaaagtgcatctttacataccaaactgtagTTAAAATAGTGAGCTCCAGGCTCTCCGGTTTTGTTCATCCCTAAAACTGATGGTGGAACCTTAGAAGGCTGTTGtttgagcacagtgtaaaaacCCAGTCGGATGAATAAGATTTCATTTTACTGCTGAATTCCCCTTATGAAATCGGGGGCCTCCttggcacagttggttagctcACTAGCGCAgtctaatgacccaggagtctctcaccaatgtggtcgctgtgagctcaagcctagctcatgctggctccctctccggccgtacgtgggaaggtctgacagcaacctgcggatggtcgtatgtttttcccaggctctgcctggtttccacccaccataatgctggccctgccatataagcgaaatattcttgagtatggcgtaaaacaccaaccaaatgaataaataaataactaagaCTGCTCAAGCAAACTGGTTAACTTTATGTTTGACAGAGATCCCTTTGAGTTACTTGGGGcaaaaattttttaattaatttaagttttgttgaatttttgtttcatgttcacAGAGCAGTTGATGAAACCATTAGTGAATTATGGAATTAAGTGGTAGGTAGGTGTTTTCATTGTCCTTAGCATATCTTAATTTAGGCACAACGTCAATGTAATAATTTCTATTATATAAGCGCTTGACATCTTCTACGTTATAATATATTTGTCGTAGTTGTAATTTTGGGGTAGTTTGACAAAATATAGAGATGCTTTCCTTCCCTTTTTCTACTTCAGCTGGTTTGCAGCATGTCTGTGGGGCATGTCTATGGCATATGATAcctgtatacatatttattaagtggtttattaatattcagagcCATCAGGCCATTAGCCCACGTACAGGTGTGATAACAGGGATACATACAGAGTAACAGAAGcgtataatacacatgtagagctaggtaaatataaaatacaatttttgagcaaagatagtgtaaacacaggtaaacatatgaTGTAATTCTTGTTACAGAAATGTTATAAGCCTACGTGTAAACATAGgtgaatatataaaactattCTTGTTGAAATTTCATAAAGAAATAGGAATTGTAAATTGTTATAATCAGAAGTTAAGGTCATGAAATATGTTAATCACAGAAAAAGCGTTAAAAAAGAATCCAGTGAACTGACCTTCTAAAAgattgttgtgaagaaaaaatttctATGGAATGATTAGAACTCAGGTCATTATAGAAATTCATGGCTCGAGGGAAAAGTTTTCAAACGTTAATTCTAGTTGACTCAGGCCGGAAAGTTGCCATGTATCGTAAGGCCAAGGCAGGAAAATTAAAATTGACCTACTCTACTAGGTAAGGCAAGTCAACGACTCTATTTAGTCTGAGAGATACTTTTGGGTGGGGGACCATATAATCGACCCATGCTCTAAGTTGAAGGGAACTAAAGATCTGTACAAGGATATAAGTTACTtggtttttgtaaaagaaatgcaTGATCTCTTGAGAAAAACAAGCATTTAATAACCTTTTCTAACGGTATTGGTGACATGTACTCTGAAATTCAGATTACTGGCTAATGTTATCCCAAGATCTTTCACACTCTCGACTCTTTCAAGTGCATGTCCGTCTATGCTATAATTGGATATAATTTTGTTGGTCTTATTCCTGAATGATATGACACAACACTTGTCCACGTTTAACTCAAGCTGTCAAACTGAACACCACAGTGTGAAACGTCACACTTCGTCCCCTGGGCACACACATAATCTGACACCTTGCCATTGCAGAACATGTTGTTATTGAACTGAGTTAAAGCGTATTCAGCTAAAATACGATCTGGTCCAACCGTAAGGCTTCAGCCCATTGTTTGTTGACCGCCACTGGATATCTGCACGATTAAAGTCACCCTTTAGAATCTCAACATCTTGATCTGGGTCAGTGGCATTATATAATCGTGAAAGTGACAAATCTAGTTCAGACCACGTTTCTGATGTTGACCATGGCAGAATATACACGGATCCCAGGAAAACATTCACtttttggaaataaatttgtttcagaacACCTCCCTCTTTCTGTGTATGACTAGTAGCAGTAAGACAGGTGTGACGGTCTTTTCTGAATGTTTTGTAGCTCCCTTTCAAGATTTCGGAGTCAGATATCTGAGCATGCAGCCAGGATTCGGTGATAGATATGAAATCGTAATTTGTTGCCACAGAGATTCACATTGAACTGTTTGAGTTTGACTGCACCCGATTGTCTGTTGCTTTCAGCATGACTATGGGGTTTGTGGTCTGTAATGCCTGTAAACGTATTTCCCTCACATGTAAGCATTGTTTGGGATTTTCAGCTTGACTATGGGGTTTGTCGTTTGTAATACCTGTAGACATTTTTGCCTCACATGTAAGCATTGTttgtggctttcagcatgactaTGGGGTTTGTGGTGTGTGTTACCTGTAGACATATTTCCTTCACATATCAGCATTGTttgtggctttcagcatgactaTGGGGTTTGTGGTCTGTAATACCTGTAGGCATATTTCCCTCACATGTAAGCATTGTTTGTTGCTTTCAGCAAGACTATAGGGTTTGTGGTTTGTAATACCTGTAGACATATTTCCCTCACATGGAAGCATTGTttgtggctttcagcatgactaTGGGGTTTGTGGTCTGTAATACCTGTAGGCATATTTCCTTCACATACCAGCATTGTCTGTTGCTTTCAGCATTTCTATGGGATTTGTGGCCTGTAATACCTGTAAACGTATTTCCCTCACATGTAAGCATTGTttgtggctttcagcatgactaTAGGGTTTGTGGTATGTAATACCTGTAGGCATATTTCCTTCACATATCAGCATTGTCTGTTGCTTTCAGCATTTCTATGGGATTTCTGGCCTGTAATACCTGTAAACGTATTTCCCTCACATGGAAGCATTGTttgtggctttcagcatgactaTGGGGTTTGTGGTATGTAATACCTGTAGGCATATTTCCCTCACATGTAAGCATTGTttgtggctttcagcatgactaTGGGGTTTGTGGTCTGTAATACCTGTAGGCATATTTCCTTCACATACCAGCATTGTCTGTTGCTTTCAGCATTTCTATGGGATTTGTGGCCTGTAATACCTGTAGACGTATTTCCCTCACATGTAAGCATTGTttgtggctttcagcatgactaTGGGGTTTGTGGTATGTAATACCTGTAGGCATATTTCCTTCACATATCAGCATTGTCTGTTGCTTTCAGCATTTCTATGGGATTTGTGGCCTGTAATACCTGTAAACGTATTTCCCTCACATGGAAGCATTGTttgtggctttcagcatgactaTGGGGTTTGTGGTATGTAATACCTGTAGACTTATTTCCCTCACATGTAAGCATTGTTTGTTGCTTTCAGCAAGACTATAGGGTTTGTGGTTTGTAATACCTGTAGACATATTTCCCTCACATGGAAGCATTGTTTGTGGCTTTTAGCATGACTATGGGGTTTGTGGTATGTAATACCTGTAGGCATATTTCCTTCACATGTAAGCATTGTTTGTGGCTTTCAGCATTTCTATGGGGTTTGTGGTCTGTAATACCTGAAGACGTTTTTGCCCCACATGTAAGCATTGTTTGTGGCTTTTAGTATGACTATGGGGTTTGTGGTATGTAATACCTGTAGACGTATTTCCCTCACATGTGAGCATTGTTTGTGGCTTTTCGCACGACTATGGGGTTTGTGGTCTGTAATACGTGTAGACATATTTCTCTCACATGTAAGCATTGTttgtggctttcagcatgactaTGGGGTTTGTGGCCTGTATTACCTGTAGACATATTTCCTTCACATATCAGCATTGTCTGTTGCTTTCAGCATTTCTATGGGATTTGTGGCCTTTAATACCTGTAAACGTATTTCCCTCACATGTAAGCATTGTttgtggctttcagcatgactaTGGGGTTTGTGGTATGTAATACCTGTAGGCATATTTCCTTCACATATCAGCATTGTCTGTTGCTTTCAGCATTTCTATGGGATTTGTGGCCTGTAATACCTGTAAACATATTTCCCTCACATGTAAGCATTGTttgtggctttcagcatgactaTGGGGTTTGTGGTATGTAATACCTGTAGGCATATTTCCTTCACATATCAGCATTGTTTGTGGCTTTCAGCATTTCTATGGGATTTGTGGCCTGTAATACCTGTAAACATATTTCCCTCACATGTAAGCATTGTTTGTGGCTTTCAGCATTTCTATGGGGTTTGTGGTCTGTAATACCTGTAGACGTTTTTGCCCCACATGTAAGCATTGTatgtggctttcagcatgactaTGGGGTTTGTGGTATGTAATACCTGTAGACGTATTTCCCTCACATGTGAGCATTGTTTGTGGCTTTTAGCATGACTATGGGGTTTGTGGTATGTAATACCTGTAGGCATATTTCCTTCACATATCAGCATTGTTTGTGGCTTTCAGCATTTCTATGGGATTTGTGGCCTGTAATACCTGTAAACATATTTCCCTCACATGTAAGCATTGTTTATGGCTTTCAGCATTTCTATGGGGTTTGTGGCCTGTAATACCTGTAAACATATTTCCCTCACATGTAAGCATTGTttgtggctttcagcatgactaTGGGGTTTGTGGTTTGTAATACCTGTAGGCATATTTCCTTCACATATCAGCATTGTTTGTGGCTTTCAGCATTTCAATGGGGTTTGTGGTATGTAATACCTGTAGGCATATTTCCTTCACATATCAGCATTGTCTGTTGCTTTCATCACGACTATGGGGTTTGTGGTATGTAATACCAGTAGACGTATTTCCCTCACATGTGAGCATTGTTTGTGGCTTTTAGCATGACTATGGGGTTTGTGGTCTGTAATACGTGTAGACGTATTTCTCTCACATGTAAGCATTGTttgtggctttcagcatgactaTGGGGTTTGTGGCCTGTATTACCTGTAGACATATTTCCTTCACATATCAGCATTGTttgtggctttcagcatgactaTGGGGATTGTGGTCTGTAATACCTGTAGACGTATTTCCCTCACATGTGAGCATTGTTTGTGGCTTTTAGCATGACTATGGGGTTTGTGGTCTGTAATACCTGTAGGCATATTTCCCTCACACGTGAGCATTGTTTGTGGCTTTTAGCATGACTATGGGGTTTGTGGTATGTAATACCTGTAGGCATCTTTCCTTCACATATCAGCATTGTTTGTGGCTTTCATCACGACTATGGGCTTTGTGGTTTGTAATACCTGTAGACATATTTCCCTCACATGTAAGCATTGTttgtggctttcagcatgactaTGGGCTTTGTGGTATGTAATACCTGTAGACGTATTTCCTTCACATATCAGCATTGTCTGTTGCTTTCATCACGACTATGGGCTTTGTGGTCTGTAATACCTGTAGGCATATTTCCCTCACATGTAAGCATTGTttgtggctttcagcatgactGTGGGGGTTTGTGGTATGTAATACCTGTAGACGTATTTCCTTCACATATCAGCATTGTCTGTTGCTTTCATCACGACTATGGGCTTTGTGGTCTGTAATACCTGTAGGCATATTTCCCTCACATGTAAGCATTGTttgtggctttcagcatgactGTGGGGGTTTGTGGTCTATAATACCTGTAGACATATTTCCCTCACATGTAGGTATTCTTTGTGGCTTTCAGCATGTCTATGGGGTTTATGGTGGATGAGAAGTCTCCTATTGTCTGGCGAGGTCTGATGGTGATGTCAGCAATACAAAGGTTACTTCGACAGGTAAGCTATTTGAATGGGTAAGAGGCTACTGTGTCGGGTAAGTTATTCAGATTTGTAAGATGCTACTGCGACAGGTAAGCTGTTCTAATAGGTAAGAGGCTACTGTGACAGTGTGGCAGTGGTGAGAGTAATGGGTTGACAGCCAGGTGAGCTGTACATCACAGATGTTAATTCTTAAGACAATAAGCAAAAACAATAtcgtataaataataaataaatatataattaatggGAGCGAGTTTGCAGTGCTTATTCCAGCAGTAGTTTAATGGTAATTTCCATTTAACTCAGTTGTTAGAGTGTTGGACATGAGGGGTGTGAGTACAAGTCCTGATATAAACAAATGTGAACAAGttgaacattttcaaattaCACCTGTCACTTGTGTTGTAGGTGGCCTGGGGTCCTCTAGATTACCTAGTGATTGACATGCCACCGGGAACGGGCGACGCCCAGCTGACTCTGTCTCAAAACATCCCTATTTCAGGTAAGGAGATACAAAACTACCCTATTTcctctaatttttgggacagatattagtagtgcggaaagcagaatattacatttctttccgagctttttggaaaagtaaagatgtgagtATGTTATTCATTAGATGGTCAAACCATGCGAGAAAAAGGTAACTGAATActcctgttacaattacatgtactcctgctgcaagtacatgtactcctgctacaattacatgtactcctGCTACAATTTCATGTACTCCTGCTGAATTCCATGTActcctgttacaattacatgtgcACTGGCTAAAAGGAGCAGACAAGGCATGCCAgtaattagaagaaatagggtactgGTAATAAAAGAGATCAAATCACTGTTACTCACATGACCCAAATATCATGTGGGATAAAAATCTGACTGAGTTGATTTAGAACTactaaagggaggtaattggTGGAGTTGTTACTTGAAAAATGCCAAGAAGAGAGACATCtgtaatttttcacattttcaagtTACACTGTGCATACTGTGTGAATGTATGTCATATAGAGGTACAACATTTCCATTTGTTCATCAAACTGTACTATATGTATAGTGTCAAATCCCAACTCAAAGAACACAACAGGAGATTTCTGGTAATGGAATATGAATTGAGCCCTGTTACAGTAGCCAAAACCTATTTATTGGAAATTTCTCAGGAAATGATCAggagatttatttttgtcatttacttaATTggaactcaagaacatttcacttttatgagcATGGCCAGCgtcatgatgggaggaaaaccaATGAGAGCCtgtccatctgcaggttgctgccagatcttctcATGTACTGCTGGAGAAGAAGGAGCCAGCTTTATTATACTAGCGCCATATTATAATGTCATGATGTCTGTCCAAGATTGGTCTGtctttttaaatttcaatttgGGCATGGATGAGATGAGCCCTTTTCAACAGAACTCCATTAAGTGGAATTTTCATGAAGCTTCAAAGATGTGTTGGGGGCATGCTGAAAGCCACAGACAATGCTGAGGGGTTTTTTAATGGTTTTAGTAGGCTTAACTGGCATAGTCCTGAACAGAGGTGAATGAAAATCCACGTACAGAAAGGCATTCAGTTTACAGGTGTAGACCGGGGAAATATGCCAGCTTCTGATTACTCTCGTCTCTTTTCTATGATCtgggaaaaaattaaaaactatcAGACATTTTAAACCTCATAATctttaaaatgtctttttagTTAATAAATGTCTTCCAAAACTAATTCTCTGACAGAAAAATGTCCTAGTTATGGACAGCAATAAAAGTATGACCTGTATTAAACAGGTCTTCGCAACACACTTGTATAATGTGTAAATCAACATTCACTGCACCTTGTATCCTATCATGCACAGGGTGCAAAGAAAGTGGCGAAAGTTTAAATAAGTGTACACAGGAGAAATCTAGGAGGCCATGATTGTTATGTGTAATCATGTACTTTGAAAAAATACTCAAAGCTTTAGGTAAActtaactttaggtgaaattccGTTATAGCAACCTTTTTAATGGAAAAttgttacgttttttttttttcaggagctGTTATAGTGACGACCCCTCAGGACATTGCTCTTCTGGATGCGCGGAAAGGGGCAGAGATGTTCCGTAAAGTTGAGGTCCCCGTCTTGGGCCTTGTTCAGAACATGAGTGTATACATCTGCCCAAACTGTGGTCATCAAGAACATATATTTGGGCATGGTGGAGGTCATCGTGTGGCTAAGGACATGGGCATGGATGTATTAGGTATTTGTGATTTATGTTGTGTGCTGTTTTGTTGTAACATTGTTCAGGCCTATTTGTATGCCTGTCTACATAGCCTTGGATTTGTGGAAGGGGTGGGGCCATCGCGTTGCTAAGGACATGGGCATGGGTGAGCTATAGTAGCATGGCATACTGCTATTGTTCATGCCTCTCTGCCTgttgttcaagtccagctcattctggcttcctttccggcagaacgtgggaaggtcttccagcaacctgcgaatagtcgtgggttttccccaggctgtgcctggtttcctcccttcataatgctggtcgccatcgtataagtgaaatattcttgagtacagcgtaaaacaccaatcaataaataaataaataagtctcaGCCGGTGAAGGACAAGGACATTATGTGAAATTGAATTACTCTTTGCTACACTTCCTGTTTGCCTTTTCCATCAGTGTGTACAGCACAAACATATTCACGAAAGTCACATTAACTCTTGTCTCTGTGTTTCTAGGTGATGTGCCCCTCCACTTAAGCATCAGACAGACGTCTGACAGTGGGAAGCCGATAGTGGTGTCTGATCCAGACAGTCCACAGGTTAGTGAGCCACAATTTCagtcgtcatcatatgactgaaaaattgttaagtatgacgttaaatcccaagcactcactcactcactcacaatttCAGTCTCTCTACAATCACATCAGTTAGGCCAGACAATGAGTATGTCACTACTCTTTTAtaatatcaatttatttttttatttgattggtgttttacgccgtactcaagaatatttcacttatacgacggcggccagcattatggtgggaggaaaccgggcagagcacgaggaaaacccacgaccatgcgcaggttgcagccaaaacttcccacgtacggccgcagaggaagccagcataagccggacttgagctcacagctaccgcattggtgagagactcatgggtcattacactgcgctagcgcgctaaccaattgagcttATAATATCAAGGCAGGAACTATAGCTATATGCGATGTGCCTGATAAAATGAAGATGGTTCTGTTGTAGCTGCTAACAATCCTGACTTGTAGTCAACTGGATTTGGCTGTGGAGGAGTAGTTAATGTGTTTACCTTTCAGGAGGCTTGctctgagttacctcccttgttacacgacAGTGACTATGATATAGCGCGAGATTAGTGTTTGAGACGTGAAGCTACAAGAAGTGGGACCCTGC of Liolophura sinensis isolate JHLJ2023 chromosome 13, CUHK_Ljap_v2, whole genome shotgun sequence contains these proteins:
- the LOC135480531 gene encoding iron-sulfur cluster transfer protein NUBPL-like; protein product: MRQKEQMSKGLPKKLPVAGVKHVIVVASGKGGVGKSTTAVNLALGIAASDTSRSVGLLDADIYGPSIPKMMNLGGGVELTEQQLMKPLVNYGIKCMSMGFMVDEKSPIVWRGLMVMSAIQRLLRQVAWGPLDYLVIDMPPGTGDAQLTLSQNIPISGAVIVTTPQDIALLDARKGAEMFRKVEVPVLGLVQNMSVYICPNCGHQEHIFGHGGGHRVAKDMGMDVLGDVPLHLSIRQTSDSGKPIVVSDPDSPQAMAYRSIADETIKRLPPPLQ